CTGATGGGCCGCCACAATCGCCGTCCCATAAGCCGTCATAAAGAGCCCCACTGCCCCAAAGATACTCTGCTCACAGAACATCGTCGCGCCAATGGGAATACCAACGCCCAGCTGTTTTTTCCATTCGGCCAGATGAATCCCCGGCAAGTGACGGAACACATGATAGTCCTTGAAGGGATGCATGCGGCTGACCACGATAATATTCAGGACAAGGTTTAACGTCAATGTTACCGCTGAACCAATCCCCGCACCGATACCGCCAAATGCCGGCAGCCCAAAGAGGCCATACATAAAGATATAATTTAACGTGATATTGGTCGGCACCGTACACATGGTCACGCACATCGTAAGCCGCGTATAACCATGGGCATCAATAAAGTTGCGCAGCACCGAGGAAATAAAGATGGGAATGATGCCTAGCGACAGGAACATCAGATAATGGCTCGTGATGTATTCCACCCGCGGCTCCAGATTCAGGAGCGGCAGAATATAGGGTACTGCAAGCCAGCCCAAGGACACAAAGCCCACGCCTAATGCCAAAGCCCAATAAAAGCCCTGCTTGACGATAAAGCCGATTTTTTCCTGCTTTCCCGCGCCATAAAGCTGCGAAATGGTTGGCGTCAGCCCCGAGATAATTCCTAAGAAACTGCCGAAAAAGGGCATAAAGAGATTAACCCCCACGGCTACACCCGCCAAATCCTGCTGGCTGATATGCCCGGCCATTACCGTATTAAAAAACCCTGTTGCCATTAAAGACAACTGGGTTATAAAGATGGGCAAAAGCACCACAAAGAATTGTCGTGCTTTTGCCTTGTAACCAAAGGTCTGTTTCATCAGTTTTCATCCTTAGACAGGCAACAGTTCTTATACTTCTTGCCGCTGCCACAGGGACAAGGGTCATTGCGGCCCGCCTTTTGACGGCGTACTTCCGCAAAGGGAATCACCTGACCCACACCACTCTTGGCGAAAAGTTCGCTGGGGGTGTGGCCTTTAAGCGGCCAAAGATGGGTTTCGTTATTGTAGGCAATGAGCAGAGGTACTACAGCCTTCATCTTGGCCTCGTCCTCCATCATGCCCAGCTGTTCCAGATATTCAGCAGCTTCCTGCATGGAACCGCCATTCTGCAACAGGATAAAGATTTCGCCCACAATATCCGCAGCCTTGAGCACATCACAGCCATGCTCCTTCATAAAGAACTGCGCCAAATCCTTGTACTCGTTGGTCGCATCAATATGATTATTGGCACCTGCTTCAAAAAGCTGTTTATAGCCAAATTCTGCATAGTCCAGATTGCTGTGCTTGCGCTGTTCGTCTTCCAGAGCGTTCTCATCAATCAGCGTATAGTACTTCACGCCCTGCGGCAGTGCCACAATGGTGTTCGTCCAGCAGGAAGCATTGAGCATCACGCCCACAAAGTCCTTGAAGGACAGGTTTTCCCGCTGGTCGGCTTCCAGCTGCCCGGCCACTTTGGTATAGAGGGTTTCATAATCCATATAACCATAGTAGAACAGATAACCGGCCGTCAGGCGGGTAATCTCCGTGTTCATGGTCGCAAGCGCCTCAAAGTTCGGAGAATCCAGCTTCTTGAATTCAGCCCGGATTTCCTTCGGCATGTACCAGATAAGTTTATCTCCATCCTTACCGCAGGATAAGAGGCCCAGTCCCCGCAGGTAATCCAGACGCACATCATCATCCCGCAACTTGGCACTCTTGCCCTTTTCGAGAATGAAATGCTGGAAGCATTCGTATTCTTCCAAAAGAATAGAGGGCAGCCAGATGCGGGCAAACTTCAAAATTTCCGGAGCCAGCTTCTCTGCCAATTCTGCCTTCTTGAGGGAGCTGGCGCCGCTGATGTTGAGGTTGTAGCGGATATCGTCGAGTTCCGCCTTAGTCATGGCGTTCAGCATGTCCTTCAGCGTGTTCTTTTCCGGCATCTTGTGACGATAGAGGGCCTTCTTGCGCTCCTCCATATCCGCTTCCATCATCTGGGCAAGAGTTTCTGCCTGGGTCAATTCTTTTTTCTGGTCTTCCATTGGTCTTTCTAAAATCCTTTCTATCCTTACGTCTTACAGGGTAATTTGTTCTCAGCCAAAGTAATCGGCAATGCCATCGGCAATGCCCTGGGCAGCTTTGCGAATGCCTTCTTCGCTGTCGAGCATTTTCTCTTCGCTCTCGTTGGAGATAAAGGCAACTTCCACCAGCGTAGCCGGCATATCGGTATGCTTCACCACATAGAAGTTGCTGCTCTGGGTGCCCCGGCTCTGGGTGCCCAGCTGGTCAACGATGCCAGCCCGAATCTTATCCGCCAGCTTGCGGGAGCGCTTGTCCCCCAGGGAATAATAATAGCCTGTGGTACCTTTCGCCGCATTGTTGGTAAAGGAATCCATATGAATGGAAACAAAGATATCGGCTTTCTTGACATTGGCCACATCACAGCGAGCCTGCAGTTCTTCAATGTCCGTAGCCTTGGCCCGCTTCTTGGAAACTTCGATATCGGCATTACGGGTCATATAGACCGTAGCGCCTTCTTTCACCAACAGGCGTTTGACTTCATTGGACACCCGCAGGGTCACGCTCTTTTCCATAACCCCCGTGGGGCCGATAGCACCGGAGTCGCTGCCGCCATGACCGGGGTCAATGACGATTATGCGGCCTTTCAAGCCGGTAATGCCTGCCAGTTCGCCATCCATGTCTTCCCCACCAGCAGGTTCCTGTTTTTCTGCAGGTTCGGGTTCAGGCTTGGTACTTGGTTTCGCCGGTTCTGTTTTCGGCGTGGACGGATGCGAGCCTGTTTTTGACATGTCAATTTGTGCGTCATCCGAATCGGTCAGATTGCCAAAGTCCATGACAATGCGGCCGGGTGTTTTGCCACTACTCAAGGCAAAGACATTGTAGTTGTTTTTGCCCACCTTAGTCTCTACCACCACACGAACAGTTTTGGGGTCAAATTGGGCGATTTTTACGCCCCCTACAAAGCGGTTGTCAATATGGATGTGTTTGTCCACCTTCGGCGACAGCCAGGCATTTTCTATATCCACCACCACACGGTCAGGGCCGGACAGCACCATTTTTTTGTATTTTACGGGCTTGGTGGCATCGATGACAATACGAGTCTTATCCCCGTTAAAACTGTCACGGATGCCAGTGATTTCGGCCATGCCGCTGATACGCTCACTGAATGCCTCATCAGCAGCCGAAGCCGCGGAGAGGGGCAGGAGCAGACATAAAGTTGTCAACAGCAGTAAATGTATATAGAAGAAAATACGTTTCATAGAATCCCTCCATTACAGGACACATATACTCTATTATCAACTTTATTGCGTGAAAATGCAAGGGCTGGGGAGGATTTTAATGGAGATTTAAGATAGAACATCTTCACACACTGCTTTGAGACAACGAGAATGGGGAAATTTTCCTTATCGTAAAAAGTCCGCTGACAAAAAGTGTCAACGGACTTTTAGTAAATTGCAGTTTGTCGATGTTATTGCGAGATTACTTTTAGTTGTTACAGCTCAATTTGGGCGGAGGTGGTAATACTTTTCGCCGTTGCACTAAATGACCCACAAGTAAATGTATGGACCTTTTAGTTACCTGCGCCGGGCAAGACCGGCGGCGCGTATGTTCAGCCCAGTGTTTAGTCTGTGCCGTTTGTGGGCCAGTCCTCACTTCGTTCGGACAGTCGTTCCACGCCGAAAAGCATCACCACCTCCACCCTAAGCAATGCTCGTATAAGACGGTATTTTCGCGGTGACAAGCAGCAAGTACATCGATGTTCTTGTAACGGGAACAACGAGTTCTCGCCGATTGCATAATCCATAGTTTGAGGCGGACGGGAAGTGATTTTTCTGTCAGGAGCGACTGCCTGAACGAAGTGAAGGCCGGCCCCTGTAGGATGCAGCTAAGCAAATACGCTGAAAGCAGCGCCGTTGGCCTGCCCGGCGCAGGTAACTGGACAGTTCTCTTTTACGAGGGGGTCGTTTAGCGGAAAACAGAAAAATTACTTCCCGTTCGCCCCTGACAACGTATGAACTGGATACCTTTATCACGAGTTCCCCGATAAACTAACGTCTTGCTTTTGGCTTGCCGAGAATTTCTGACCAGATAACTGCCTGTTGCAAATTACTTAACGTCACCGTATTCTGCGGAGCCTGTGCTTGTTCGACTCGCTGGGATTCTGCACGTTTCTCTGCCTGTTCCCGCTGCTTTTTCTTGCGGCGCAGCATTTCCTGATAGCGTTCCTGCTGTGCACGAATCGCCTCCTGTGTTTCCACTTCTGCCGTTGTCTGAATGTCAGGCAGCGGCGGAGCGCCTCTCAGTTCCGGAATTTCGATTTTTATGCGCTCCTGTTTAGGCTGCGGAATATCCGGCAGGGGGCGCTGGGGGAAATCCGGTATCCGGCGTTTGGGCACCGGCTTTTTCTTGTCCTTGCGGTCAGAAAAGATGGCAAAGAGAATAAAGAGGACTATGACCCAAAAGGAGTCCATAAGTACCCCTCCTTATTTTACCGGTGCCGACGGCGCCTGCAATTTGCTGCCCGCACTGCTCGTGCTGATGGCATTGCGCATATCCGTGTCGGCCTGCACATTGTTGAGGTTGTAGTAGTCCATAACCCCGAGCTTGCCTTCCCGCAAAGCCTGTGCCATAGCATGCGGCACTTCGGCCTGTGCTTCGACAACCTTGGCTTCCATTTCCTGCGTGTAAGCCTTCATTTCCTGCTCTTTAGCTACAGCCATCGCGCGGCGTTCTTCGGCTTTAGCCTGCGCGATGCGCTTGTCGGCTTCGGCCTGGTCAGTCTGCAGTTCTGCACCGATGTTGCGGCCTACATCCACGTCAGCGATATCAATGGAGAGGATTTCAAAGGCCGTACCGGCGTCGAGGCCCTTCCCCAACACTGTCTTGGAAATATCATCCGGGTTAGCCAGCACATCATTGTGGCTTTCGGAAGAACCTACAGTTGTGACGATACCTTCGCCAACACGGGCGATAATCGTCGGTTCACCAGCACCACCGACCAGACGGTCAATATTAGCGCGCACGGTAACACGTGCCTTGATTTTAAGTTCGATACCGTTTTTGGCCACAGCGGAAACCACCGGCGTTTCGATAACCTTCGGATTAACGCTCATCTGCACGGCTTCGAGCACATCACGGCCAGCCAAATCAATGGCGGCAGAGCGTTCAAAGGGCAGGGGAATCTGCGCACGGTGAGCCGCGATAAGGGCATCCACGACCTTATCCACGTTACCACCCGCCAAGTAATGAGCTTCGAGCTGATTAACGGCCACATCAAGACCAGCTTTATTGGCCTTAATCAGCGGCAGGATAATCTTGTTAGGCGGTACGCGGCGCATGCGCATACCAACCAAAGTCATAATGCCCACCCGCACATTGGCTGCCAAAGCAGAAATCCAGAGTCCGATGGGGACAAAGTGCAGGAACACCATGATAAATGCAATAATCAGGACTAACAAAAAACCTGTTCCAATCAAACCACTCATAAATGCAAAACCTCCTTAAATCTGTCGCACAACTAACCCGGTTTCCTTCGACGGCCACAACTTGAACCTGTACACCTTTCGGCACAAAAGCCCCTTCGGAAACCACATCCACAGGTTTGCCATTCAGCCGCACACTGCCAGAAGGACGCAGCTCCGTGAGCACTTCACCCACAGCTCCCAGCCAGTGACTCCCGCGGTGCCGCACTGACAAAGCCGCGTTCCGAACGCGATTCATCCTTCAGCACCACCTTATTCCAAAGTTTACTCGAAGGCAAACGCTTAACGATAAGTGCAAAAATCACAATCGCTGCCACAAAGGAAATCAGCATGGCATAGAGCGCATGAATATCTCCGCCCAGTGCCAGCACCACGCTGTAGAGCATAGCGGCAACACCCAGGCCAGCCAAAAGCCCCACCGTAGGCAGCAAACATTTCCACGATAATACAGAGAATACCGCCCATAAATATGGCAATCTGATACAGGACACCAGCCCTTTCACATACTGACTGCCCCAAAAGACACAGCGGCTACCAGCCCCAGCAAGATACCTGCTCCCAAGCCACCAGTCTTTATCTCCACCATAATGGCCAGAAACATAATCGCCAGCAAAAGCATCTGCACCACCGGCATACCTACCACCATATCCATATACTCACCCCCTAAGAAATATTTCCACACCGCCTGCATAAAGTCCTGCCTAGGCGAAGCTACTGCATCGTACTAAGCTCATGGAGACTGGTGATGTTTTCCGCAGCTTTTGACAAGCCTGTCTATGGCGAAAGGAAAAGCATCACTAGTCTCCAACGAGCGCCTTAGCACCTCTATGTAACATACAACCTAAGCCCGTGGGGGCTGGCGGTGTTTTTCCGTAGCGTTTGACCAAGCCTGTCTCAGCGGAGGAAAAATACTGCCAGCCCCCACGGGCGCCTTAGCACTATGATGTTATCCCTGCAGGAAGCTCTTCACGATTGTATTAACCATCTTCCCATCAGCGCGCCCCTTAACCTTCGGCATCAGCACGCCCATAACCTTGCCCATATCCTTCGGCGTAGCAGCTCCGGTCTGTTCCACCGCAGCCTTCACGAGTTCACGCACTTCGTCTTCGGAAAGCTGAGCCGGCAGATAAGGCAGGAGCACATCGATTTCCGCCTGCGTCTTTTCCACCAAATCCTCACGGCCACCCTTCTGGAATTCTTCGATGGAATCACGGCGCATTTTTACTTCCTTGCTGATAACCGCGATTACATCTTCCTCGCCAAGTTCCTTCTGTCCGTCAATTTCCTGCTGGCGGATAGCACCGCGCACCATACGGATAACGGCCAGACGTTCCTTTTCCTTATTCTTCATGGCTTCTTTCATGTCAGCAGTAAGCTGTTCCTTTAACGACATTTTCTAATCCTCCTGTAATATAAATCCATATAACAAAAAGACACCTGAAAATCTTACGACTTGCAGGTGTCCCGCGCAAATTATCTGAACTTGCGTTTACGAGCTGCTTCAGATTTCTTCTTGCGGCGAACGCTCGGTTTCTCGTAATGTTCACGTTTTCTCACTTCAGCCAGAGTACCAGCTTTCTGGGACATCACGCTTGAAGCGGCGGAGAGCACTATCGATTGATTCGTTTTTACCAACTTTAATTTCGTTTGCCATCTATTTTTCCCCCCCTCCCACTTAACATGGGAGTTTGTGTTTCTAAAAACTACACCACGATATTATACAATAAAGGTAGCGAGCCTGTCAACACAAATCCGCAACAAATCGTTAGCCTGGGGGCCCATTGCAGGGAGCGACCGCCTAAGAGATGGAAATGCAGATGTTTTACGGTCTGACCCGCCTTCATCGCCCGTATTGGCAACTACACCGGAAACCGGATTCCGCTACACCTAACTCGCGTGCAATCTGCGGAATCACATCGACCAGAATATGTGCTCGTGATTCCGAAAAACACCGTGGAAAGCGTGGCCAGCATTAAAGGCTGAAGATAAGGAACTGGCAGCACATATTCTGGTCGATGTGATTCCGCAGATTGCACGCGAGTTAAGGTGTAGCGGAATCCGGTTTCCGTGTAGTTGCCAATACGGGCGATGAAGGCGGTCAGACCGTAAAACATCTGCATTTCCATCTCTTAGGCGGTCGCTCCCTGCAATGGCCCCAGGCTAACGATTTGTGCGGATTTGTGTTGACAGGCTCGCTACCTTTATTGTATAGCATATCGTGGTGTAGTTTTAGAAACACAAACTCCCATGTTAAGTGGGGGGGGGAAAAATAGATGGCAAACGAAATTAAAGTTGGTAAAAACGAATCAATCGATAGTGCTCTCCGCCGCTTCAAGCGTAATGTCCCAGAAAGCTGGTAACTCTGGCTGAAGTGAGAAAACGTGAACATTACGAGAAACCGAGCGTTCGCCGCAAGAAGAAATCTGAAGCAGCTCGTAAACGCAAGTTCAGATAATTTGCGCGGGACACCTGCAAGTCGTAAGATTTTCAGGTGTCTTTTTGTATATGGATTTATATTACAGGAGGATTAGAAAATGTCGTTAAAGGAACAGCTTACTGCTGACATGAAAGAAGCCATGAAGAATAAGGAAAAGGAACGTCTGGCCGTTATCCGTATGGTGCGCGGTGCTATCCGCCAGCAGGAAATTGACGGACAGAAGGAACTTGGCGAGGAAGATGTAATCGCGGTTATCCAGCAAGGAAGTAAAAATGCGCCGTGATTCCATCGAAGAATTCCAGAAGGGTGGCCCGTGAGGATTTGGTGGAAAAGACGCAGGCGGAAAATCGATGTGCTCCTGCCTTATCTGCCGGCTCAGCTTTCCGAAGACGAAGTGCGTGAACTCGTGAAGGCTGCGGTGGAACAGACCGGAGCTGCTACGCCGAAGGATATGGGCAAGGTTATGGGCGTGCTGATGCCGAAGGTTAAGGGCGCGCTGATGGGAAGATGGTTAATACAATCCGTGAAGAGCTTCCTGCAGGGATAACATCATAGTGCTAAGGCGCCCGTGGGGGCTGGCAGTATTTTTCCTCCCGCTGAGACCAGGCTTGTCAAACGCTACGGAAAAACACCGCCAGCCCCCACGGGCTTAGGTTGTATGTTACATAGAGGTGCTAAGGCGCTCGTGGAGACTAGTGATGCTTTTCCTTCGCCATAGACAGGCTTGTCAAAAGCTGCGGAAAAACATCACCAGTCTCCATGAGCTTAGTACGATGCAGTAGCTTCGCCTAGGCAGGACTTTATGCAGGCGGTGTGGAAATATTTCTTAGGGGGTGAGTATATGGATATGGTGGTAGGTATGCCGGTGGTGCAGATGCTTTTGCTGGCGATATGTTTCTGGCCATTATGGTGGAGATAAAGACTGGTGGCTTGGGAGCAGGTATCTTGCTGGGGCTGGTAGCCGCTGGTGTCTTTTGGGGCCAGTCAGTATGTGAAAGGGCTGGTGTCCCTGTATCAGATTGCCATATTTATGGGCGGTATTCTCTGTATTATCGTGGAAATGTTGCTGCCTACGGTGGGGCTTTTGGCTGGCCTGGGTGTTGCCGCTATGCTCTACAGCGTGGTGCTGGCACTGGCGGAGATATTCATGCGCTCTATGCCATGCTGATTTCCTTTGTGGCAGCGATTGTGATTTTGCACTTATCGTTAAGCGTTTGCCTTCGAGTAAACTTTGGAATAAGGTGGTGCTGAAGGATGAATCGCGTTCGGAACGCGGCTTTGTCAGTGCGGCACCGCGGGAGTCACTGCTGGGAGCTGTGGGTGAAGTGCTCACGGAGCTGCGTCCTTCTGGCAGTGTGCGGCTGAATGGCAAACCTGTGGATGTGGTTTCCGAAGGGCTTTTGTGCCGAAAGGTGTACAGGTTCAAGTTGTGGCCGTCGAAGGAAACCGGGTAGTTGTGCGACAGATTTAAGGAGGTTTTGCATTTATGAGTGGTTTGATTGGAACAGGTTTTTGTTAGTCCTGATTATTGCATTTATCATGGTGTTCCTGCACTTTGTCCCCATCGGACTCTGGATTTCTGCTTTGGCAGCCAATGTGCGGGTGGGCATTATGACTTTGGTTGGTATGCGCATGCGCCGCGTACCGCCTAACAAGATTATCCTGCCGCTGATTAAGGCCAATAAAGCTGGTCTTGATGTGGCCGTTAATCAGCTCGAAGCTCATTACTTGGCGGGTGGTAACGTGGATAAGGTCGTGGATGCCCTTATCGCGGCTCACCGTGCGCAGATTCCCCTGCCCTTTGAACGCTCTGCCGCCATTGATTTGGCTGGCCGTGATGTGCTCGAAGCCGTGCAGATGAGCGTTAATCCGAAGGTTATCGAAACGCCGGTGGTTTCCGCTGTGGCCAAAAACGGTATCGAACTTAAAATCAAGGCACGTGTTACCGTGCGCGCTAATATTGACCGTCTGGTCGGTGGTGCTGGTGAACCGACGATTATCGCCCGTGTTGGCGAAGGTATCGTCACAACTGTAGGTTCTTCCGAAAGCCACAATGATGTGCTGGCTAACCCGGATGATATTTCCAAGACAGTGTTGGGGAAGGGCCTCGACGCCGGTACGGCCTTTGAAATCCTCTCCATTGATATCGCTGACGTGGATGTAGGCCGCAACATCGGTGCAGAACTGCAGACTGACCAGGCCGAAGCCGACAAGCGCATCGCGCA
The Selenomonas ruminantium AC2024 DNA segment above includes these coding regions:
- a CDS encoding MATE family efflux transporter; the encoded protein is MKQTFGYKAKARQFFVVLLPIFITQLSLMATGFFNTVMAGHISQQDLAGVAVGVNLFMPFFGSFLGIISGLTPTISQLYGAGKQEKIGFIVKQGFYWALALGVGFVSLGWLAVPYILPLLNLEPRVEYITSHYLMFLSLGIIPIFISSVLRNFIDAHGYTRLTMCVTMCTVPTNITLNYIFMYGLFGLPAFGGIGAGIGSAVTLTLNLVLNIIVVSRMHPFKDYHVFRHLPGIHLAEWKKQLGVGIPIGATMFCEQSIFGAVGLFMTAYGTAIVAAHQAAMNFTTIVYMVPLAVSMTLTILVGYEVGAKRLADARQYIKLSRYLTFFSVGTLALLLTQFRDEIAALYTSSTEVQPILAGFLIYAVFMQFADSINAPLQGALRGFKDVHVTFMLAVLSFWIIGLPMGWGLAKYTDMGPYGYWIGLIAGIVIGAVCLEVRLRQVQKKYL
- a CDS encoding YecA family protein — protein: MEDQKKELTQAETLAQMMEADMEERKKALYRHKMPEKNTLKDMLNAMTKAELDDIRYNLNISGASSLKKAELAEKLAPEILKFARIWLPSILLEEYECFQHFILEKGKSAKLRDDDVRLDYLRGLGLLSCGKDGDKLIWYMPKEIRAEFKKLDSPNFEALATMNTEITRLTAGYLFYYGYMDYETLYTKVAGQLEADQRENLSFKDFVGVMLNASCWTNTIVALPQGVKYYTLIDENALEDEQRKHSNLDYAEFGYKQLFEAGANNHIDATNEYKDLAQFFMKEHGCDVLKAADIVGEIFILLQNGGSMQEAAEYLEQLGMMEDEAKMKAVVPLLIAYNNETHLWPLKGHTPSELFAKSGVGQVIPFAEVRRQKAGRNDPCPCGSGKKYKNCCLSKDEN
- a CDS encoding N-acetylmuramoyl-L-alanine amidase, coding for MKRIFFYIHLLLLTTLCLLLPLSAASAADEAFSERISGMAEITGIRDSFNGDKTRIVIDATKPVKYKKMVLSGPDRVVVDIENAWLSPKVDKHIHIDNRFVGGVKIAQFDPKTVRVVVETKVGKNNYNVFALSSGKTPGRIVMDFGNLTDSDDAQIDMSKTGSHPSTPKTEPAKPSTKPEPEPAEKQEPAGGEDMDGELAGITGLKGRIIVIDPGHGGSDSGAIGPTGVMEKSVTLRVSNEVKRLLVKEGATVYMTRNADIEVSKKRAKATDIEELQARCDVANVKKADIFVSIHMDSFTNNAAKGTTGYYYSLGDKRSRKLADKIRAGIVDQLGTQSRGTQSSNFYVVKHTDMPATLVEVAFISNESEEKMLDSEEGIRKAAQGIADGIADYFG
- the floA gene encoding flotillin-like protein FloA (flotillin-like protein involved in membrane lipid rafts), producing the protein MSGLIGTGFLLVLIIAFIMVFLHFVPIGLWISALAANVRVGIMTLVGMRMRRVPPNKIILPLIKANKAGLDVAVNQLEAHYLAGGNVDKVVDALIAAHRAQIPLPFERSAAIDLAGRDVLEAVQMSVNPKVIETPVVSAVAKNGIELKIKARVTVRANIDRLVGGAGEPTIIARVGEGIVTTVGSSESHNDVLANPDDISKTVLGKGLDAGTAFEILSIDIADVDVGRNIGAELQTDQAEADKRIAQAKAEERRAMAVAKEQEMKAYTQEMEAKVVEAQAEVPHAMAQALREGKLGVMDYYNLNNVQADTDMRNAISTSSAGSKLQAPSAPVK
- a CDS encoding GatB/YqeY domain-containing protein, which codes for MSLKEQLTADMKEAMKNKEKERLAVIRMVRGAIRQQEIDGQKELGEEDVIAVISKEVKMRRDSIEEFQKGGREDLVEKTQAEIDVLLPYLPAQLSEDEVRELVKAAVEQTGAATPKDMGKVMGVLMPKVKGRADGKMVNTIVKSFLQG
- a CDS encoding HIT domain-containing protein translates to MKAGQTVKHLHFHLLGGRSLQWAPRLTICCGFVLTGSLPLLYNIVV
- the floA gene encoding flotillin-like protein FloA (flotillin-like protein involved in membrane lipid rafts): MVFLHFVPIGLWISALAANVRVGIMTLVGMRMRRVPPNKIILPLIKANKAGLDVAVNQLEAHYLAGGNVDKVVDALIAAHRAQIPLPFERSAAIDLAGRDVLEAVQMSVNPKVIETPVVSAVAKNGIELKIKARVTVRANIDRLVGGAGEPTIIARVGEGIVTTVGSSESHNDVLANPDDISKTVLGKGLDAGTAFEILSIDIADVDVGRNIGAELQTDQAEADKRIAQAKAEERRAMAVAKEQEMKAYTQEMEAKVVEAQAEVPHAMAQALREGKLGLWTYYNLNNVQADTDMRNAISTSSAGSKLQAPSAPVK